The Ziziphus jujuba cultivar Dongzao chromosome 12, ASM3175591v1 sequence atataacatgaataaagcaaacaatataatttatacttgtgAGATGCTACAATGTAATTTGAAAAGCACGCACCAATATCCATGGTTATTGTAATCGTACCATAAACCATATCAACGCATGTTTGTTGTAATCATACCATctcattcttaaatataaaaaaacattaaaaaaaattgaaaacaaaatacaaacgaaacaaattagaaacaaattactaattgattgatatattggggaaaaaaatgtgCATAACTGATTCAGCTCCAATAgtattctataataaatatccctcacttccattgaaattctccaagaacactaaatgcatttgtgaatatttgacaaatagaggcaataataaaatttaggaaaaaaaagacaaactctaaaaaatgcaataataatttcaccaataaaacattttttattaagccaataacattcatgattgagcataaattcacaaatgaaaatacataattaattttcaatcaaaacaaactctacacaaatatacaagtaattctcAATCTAAAAATAACTTGCACAAGGTAAAACATTGAAGGAAATAGAATCACTGTTACTCTAAATATTATCATGAAttggaataaaaacaaatatacatatgtatatatatatatatttatatttttacatatctAATCCTCCTAATTCATGTTAAGAAATATCCTATTAGGATCATGTTCGGCACTGTAGATGTAAtcaattgcaacaaaaaaaaaaaagtactcttTTTTGTCATTAGGTGCATGTCCAAGGTGATAAGATggtgcaatatattttattatgatgacacccctgttttaaaaaataaaagcatattggaattgatgatgacataaaaataaagaaattattaagtgagaatattaatataagttattaatatatgcaaataaaccACATTCAAAAGACAGCGTAGGTTATATTAACCTATAGTTAAAATGGAGCATGATCAGCATAAACATGAATATAAATCATTACACAAATACAACAGTATGATGAAGAGAAATCATTACATAAATACAACAGTACAAGTAATTAGTATATGCAAAGTGAAGGAACTTTCTAATATGTCCAAGGTGATAACATGGTGCATTATAATCATATTGTGATAAAACTTTAAAGAATAAGAGTATATGTAAAGtgatgacaataaaaacaaaaacgaattaTTAGCTGACAATATGAACATTCtggacttaatatatatatatatatgctagtaagctatattaaaaaagcaacatatagttatattaaattagtttgaaatggagcataatcatctttaacatgaacagaaatcattacataggaaactgaaaaaaggaaaaatatatatatatagttatttatgcaaATGAGTCAGTATCCTCACCGGTTTCACCATTACTTAACAACTCATCTTCACTATCATTGTCGGTTTCCTCATTGTACTCCCCATTATCTTCATTTCTGTGCCAGTATCTGCATCTTCATAATCTTCACTCTCTGCaccactatctgcatcttcaaaATCTCCACTCTCTGCCtcactatctgcatcttcatagtttgttgcactcttcaaattaatttctattgggTCAATATCTTCACGATTAAGACGTTCAATatcaattgattcaaataaattttgaatgtcCATTGAATCATTTTCTTGATAAGCATCCAACTCATCAACTTCAAATGAATCACCATGATCATCACCTTCATCTAATCGGTCTGGAAAATCCCACAGATGACGGTGATGCACCTTTCGAACCACTTTCCAATGTTGACCCATCTTGTAATCATCCACGTAAAACACTTGTTTAGCTTGTGAGGCAAGGACAAAAGGGTCGTTCTTATACCAATATGAAGTGACATTAATGCTTATGATTTGAAACTCTgtgatcatctttttctttttcacatttgtGTCAAACCATGCACATCTAAAAAGTACAACAGAGTGTTTGGACCTATAGTCTAACATAAGAATGTCTTCTATTACCCCATAAAAGTCACAAGATTCACCATCATGATCACCTACAAcccaaattccacaattttgagTGACACGCCTATCATCACGAACTTTTGTGCGATATCGAACTCCATTTACTATACATCCACTATATGATTTTATTCCATAATCAGGACCACATGCTAGTGAGTACAACTCATCAGTTACCATTGGATATTTACATCTACTGAAATATTTTATctatgaaaatgtaattttaattaattaacaatacttACATATCACGCTGGAATTTTACcttttataactaaaaaatacataCCCTTTGTTCAAACCATTGTGaaaattccttttcttgtacCTGCAGAATACTTGTGACACCCCTGTTTTGCAATAGTTTGGTGTGCTCactgcaaaaatgtaatttaattagaagtatggatttataatttacttattttgaacttcaactaataatatataagttttggtTCTTACTCAAAATATGGCTACAACTCACAGCAATTGTAAAGGATGTACCAATGagcttttttataattatcGTCTTTCAGTTCAACAAATTGAGGTTTCCCCAACAAGTTCACAGGTTGAGTGAATACTGACAAAGTCGAAGCAATCTGATTCTCACCATCTTTATTACGTTCTGGCCGATTGAATCGAGTTTCAATACCATGAAGGTACATTGAACAATAAGTTAATGCCTCATTGACAACATAACCCTCTACTATTGAACCTTCTGGATGAGCTTtatttctcacatattttttcaatgttcccaaagctctaataatgaatgaaaaatatcataaaaataaaaaaagtaaaaagataagaaaattaaaagaatgtaaattgattgatcaactttaataaccAAAGGCTTTACCTTTCAAAAGGATACATCCAACGAGTATGTACTGGTCCTGCCATTTTTGCCTCATATGGTAGGTGAACTGCTAGATGAACCATGATATCAAAAAAGTTGGAGGGAATATTCTTTCCAATTTACACAATGTAAGTATTATCCCCtcttgtaacatatccaagtcTGAAACAGATAGAGTTCGTGCACAAAGTTTTTGGAAGAACATGCACATTTCAATAATTGTTctacaaacctctttcttaaTGTAAGGTCTTATACCCACGGGAAACAGTTGTTGCAAAAGAACATGACTATCATGAGTTTTAAAACCTGATATCTTACCATCCTTAATGTTcacattctttgaaatattagcaGCATAGCCATCTGGAAATTTAACAGACTTCAAAAACTTACAAAACtcatgtttttcatcccttgttAATGAAAAACATGCCAAAGGTTTCAAAACTTTACCGCCAGTTTCTTGTAAATGCAATTCTTTTCGAATATTCAGGTCCTTTAAATCCATACGTGCCTTGTCAGTATCCTTCGACTTACCTTTGATGTCCAACATTGTTCCAACTATATTATCACAaatgtttttctcaatatgcatcacACCCAAATTGTgccgaaattttaatttagaccaatattctagttcaaaaaatatgcttttccttGTCCAATTTAATTCACAGGCAGCacgttttctctttttatccGCATTGTTAGGATGTTTCCCCGGTCTGCTCTCAATTGTCCTATCTAACTGTTGTAATATTTCAGCTCCTAAAAACTGCCTTGGAGCTAACCTTCGTTCAGGCTTTCCATCATATTGTCGATTATTTCTCCATGCATGATTTATGGATAAATATCGACGATGTCCCATGTAACAAATCTTACTTCTTAAAGCTTGGGAAGAAGTATCTTCATTACAAGTCGGACATGCTTTGTATCCTTTGGTACTCCATCCAGAAAGTGTTCCATATGCTGGAAAGTCATGTATTGTCCACAACACTGCTGCATGCATTGTAAACCTCTCCTTTTTAGAGATGTCATAAGTGGTGACACCATTTGTCCATAGATCTTTCAATTCATCAATCATAGGCCGTAAGTACACATCAATGTCTTTTCCAGGTGCCGTTGGGCCTGGtatttgttgaagtgtggcaattttgccacttgatggtgcatgtcaccggctagcatgcacaccttggtatcaaatcctttccttttatgagtttatattttttgtatgtttttaatttatgcaaggtatattttgataatgttttgtgcctaagttatgtatgcaaaagtataggcaaaattatgcacaaaagagtaggaatgttatgcttgaagtgcctatggtgctggattcataatttccagcaacatagctccactatttatcttatatctcaggttgcaaatggatttttgggctgaacttttgagggatgtctacagacatatatagaagactatggttccaatttcaggtccaaatgacatgggaaagtccattttctattccaaacagattgctgtatctgatgggcccagtatgcagagtatgggtcagctttggagctgtttggcccatgatccggttccagaactttcctatctcttggaacaatatttattgatgaccaaggatgcttcaaaccaagtttcataagcagatacaaaggggaactaagtaggtgaagctagtttggttgtttacccaaactagttaaacaataggaacttagttcaaaccatgtgccactttttactatatttggaatagacatgttgcagctagTTTTTGACtattttgtgtatgaaaatttaggtgttgaccattttactttttaaatttcaaatactttactcattttgtaagctcacatgcttggcatgtgtgaactagttgtaatttcaagcttatattgtaaaatgaatgaaatggctacacatctaagcctcattttcaaaacctaacgtgttcctcttcttcttatctcttcttcaacaccttagaacactttaggaaccctaaaaaccagaaaacaccataaccaaaacctaaaaacacaactcacacacaacaattcccaagagcatcaccaaaagcttgcttgttgctaacacttcaagctagcttgctcttggtcataaccttctcaccccaacaaagtggtatcagagcaaggcatattttttgtgagatttgtgaggtttttgggctggttcgttccttgagagtgaagagatacttgaaagcacaaatatattttcatattccttcatactcgaaagcaacatccacatggcttcttcaagtttttcaactccttctcctcctatcttcaatggggagaactacaacatttggagtatcaagatgcaagcctacttgaaggcttatggtctttgggaggtcaccataaatccccaagaacccgagcctttgagacaaggggcaacggtcaaccaaatcaagcaccatgaggaggaattggctaaaggtttcaaggctctcaccgccattcattcttgtattagtgataccattttcacaaggataatggcatgtgagagtgccaaagaagcttgggaaaaacttcaagatgagttccaaaggagtgcaaggacaaggcaaatgcaaatccttaacctaaggagggagtttgagactatcaagatgaaagacaaagaaacggttaaggagttcaccacaaggcttcttaatgtggtgaatcaaattagggtgctaggtgaaagattaagtgaccaaaggattgtggagaaggtgttggtctccttgcccgagaggtttgaagctaagatatcttcattggaggagtcaaggaacctaaatgaaatttccttgaccgagttggtgaatgccttgcaagctacggagcaaaggaggaggattagacatgaagaatcaatggaggctgcatttgtgtctaaacaacatcaaaagacacaaaatcaaaagaagaacaagcttaaggtcataaaggagataggtgaaactagcaaacccgagaggaagtcctatgaaccttgtcaccattgcaagaagaaaggtcatcatccaagaaggtgttggtggaggccggatgcattttgccataaatgccaacaaaagggtcatgtggagagagtatgcaaggcaaacaagaaagataagcaacaagcaaatgttgctaaagataatgcaagtgatagtgaatccgaagagttgtttgttgctacttgttttagtagcatcaagaatgatgaaggatggatcattgatagtggagcaacacaccatatgtctcacaagcatgagtggttcacaaacttggataggagcagccacaacaaagtcaaaattggaaatggagccttgatggaagtgaaaggcaaaggagatgtggtgatacacaccaccaaaggtatcaaaactatccatgatgttctctatgtaccttctttatgtgagaacttacttagtgtaggtcaaatgcttgagaacaaatatgcattacacttctcaaacatgacatgcactatagttgatcctcatggaaatgaattaatgtgtgttggaatgaagaacaagaattttaggttgaatatggatgaaaatggtgcatcggttgcattgaacacaaagttgagaacacctctcaactttggcataaaagactaggccatgctagctttaagtcattggtaggcacacatgaacttgttagaaacatgccattggtggagaagcaagaacatgtgtgtgaagtgtgtcaaaaaggaaagcatactaggctagcatttcaatcttgttcttggagatcaaaggagaagctaggacttatacattcggatatttgtggtcctatgagtgttccatccttaaatggcagcaagtatttcataactttcattgatgattactcaagaatgtgttgggtgtatttccttgaaagaaaatcacaagctttggagaagtttgtagaatttatgaagttagtgcaaaatcaatccggttgcactataaaggtgctaaggacggacaatggtggggaatacacaagtgaggctttcaaacaactttgtaaggatcatggtatagttcatcaattcactacaccatacacaccacaacaaaatggtgtatgtgaaaggaagaaccataccatcatggagatggctagatgtttgttgtttgaaagtggcttgccaaagaagttttgggccgaaggagttaatacatccatctacatccaaaataggctttactccaagtctttgaggagtaacaccccatttgagctttggtttggatataagccttctcttgatcatctaagggtatttggaagcatttgttacatcctagtaccacaagagaagagaggaaagcttgatgaaaggtcacaagttggtgttttggttggctatagtgatgtgaccaagggatatagagtgtataacttggaaaccaagaaacttgtgataagtagagatgtgaaagttgatgaggaagctaaatgggtttgtagtaaggaggagttggctagtatggatgaagacaatcggcttgaagctcatgataacgatgaggaacaaggaaatgatgaaggtgctgcccatgatgatgaatataatgaaaatgagctagaaatctccataggggctgatttggagattggtgatggtgtgagaggcacaagacctcttaatgagatttatgaaaggtgtaatgtggcattgagtgatccaatcaatgtccatgaggctatggcaagaaaagagtggagacaagccatgcaagatgaaatcgatgtgataaacaagaatgacacttggagcttggtaacaaaaccgaagggaaagaatgctattggggtgaagtggatctttaggaccaagtacaatccggataggtccataaataagcacaaggcaaggcttgttgtcaaaggatatgcacaataagccggtgtggattatggagagacttttgcaccggttgcaaggatggaaaccataagacttcttcttgcaatttcgacacaaaagtcttggaaagtatatcaccttgatgtgaagtcagccttcttgaatggaatattgaaggaggaggtct is a genomic window containing:
- the LOC107425359 gene encoding uncharacterized protein LOC107425359, producing the protein MIDELKDLWTNGVTTYDISKKERFTMHAAVLWTIHDFPAYGTLSGWSTKGYKACPTCNEDTSSQALRSKICYMGHRRYLSINHAWRNNRQYDGKPERRLAPRQFLGAEILQQLDRTIESRPGKHPNNADKKRKRAAFGTMLDIKGKSKDTDKARMDLKDLNIRKELHLQETGDGYAANISKNVNIKDGKISGFKTHDSHVLLQQLFPVGIRPYIKKEFTYHMRQKWQDQYILVGCILLKAHPEGSIVEGYVVNEALTYCSMYLHGIETRFNRPERNKDGENQIASTLSVFTQPVNLLGKPQFVELKDDNYKKAHCEHTKLLQNRGVTSILQVQEKEFSQWFEQRIKYFSRCKYPMVTDELYSLACGPDYGIKSYSGCIVNGVRYRTKVRDDRRVTQNCGIWVVGDHDGESCDFYGVIEDILMLDYRSKHSVVLFRCAWFDTNVKKKKMITEFQIISINVTSYWYKNDPFVLASQAKQVFYVDDYKMGQHWKVVRKVHHRHLWDFPDRLDEGDDHGDSFEVDELDAYQENDSMDIQNLFESIDIERLNHSEAESGDFEDADSGAESEDYEDADTGTEMKIMGSTMRKPTMIVKMSC